The genomic stretch TAGCCCGGCGGAAGACAGAGCCATGAAAACCCATAAGTGGTCGGACATTCGAGACGCAAAGGTCGGGAAAAAGCGCGCGGCGCAGTTGCGGTCCGAAGCGCTGGCCGAGCTGGCCGAGGTGGAGGCGAGCCTCGCGCAGATTCGCAAGGCGCTGGGGATCACGCAGGCGCAGTTGGCAGAGCGGGCAGGGCTCACGCAGGGGGCCATTTCGAAGACCGAGAGCGGAATGCACGCCAGTCTGGAAACCCTGCGGGAGCTGATCGAGGCCCTGGGAGGGGAGCTCGACCTGGTGGCCCGCTTCGGTGAGACCCAGATCAAGCTGGGCGCCTGAGCCTTTTTCAGGTCCGACGAATAATAAAAGTTGCTTTCCTCAGAGAAACCCCCGATACTCTCGCCCCAACGAGGGTTTGATTCGTTACCCACCAC from Chrysiogenia bacterium encodes the following:
- a CDS encoding helix-turn-helix transcriptional regulator, with the protein product MKTHKWSDIRDAKVGKKRAAQLRSEALAELAEVEASLAQIRKALGITQAQLAERAGLTQGAISKTESGMHASLETLRELIEALGGELDLVARFGETQIKLGA